A genomic region of Raphanus sativus cultivar WK10039 chromosome 6, ASM80110v3, whole genome shotgun sequence contains the following coding sequences:
- the LOC130496906 gene encoding uncharacterized protein LOC130496906 gives MDPSQTHHLMTNLYHKGESLDMWFSLPEQEKFSDFSNKGALYWLETNTPYAVWTPESIRTRSLKYYPSETIQNNGSLYAHVFFVRSEVDK, from the exons ATGGATCCTTCTCAGACTCATCACCTCATGACCAATCTCTACCACAAGGGTGAATCTTTg gataTGTGGTTTTCTCTACCAGAGCAAGAGAAGTTCAGTGACTTTAGCAATAAAGGTGCGCTCTATTGGCTTGAGACGAATACACCTTATGCTGTATGGACACCAGAGAGTATCAGGACCCGATCACTCAAGTATTATCCATCTGag ACAATACAAAATAATGGAAGTCTGTATGCTCATGTCTTCTTTGTTCGATCTGAAGTTGACAAATAA
- the LOC108832315 gene encoding protein AUXIN RESPONSE 4, which produces MAIITEEEDVTKTIDPPGSKESSMKNPKRQSQNPFPFWFYFTIISSLAATLLFLSLSQNDPRSWFLSLPPALRQHYSDGRTIKVQLNPDESPLEVFAAESGPVQSENVMIVHGLGLSSYAFREMIQSLGSKGIHGVAIDLPGNGFSDKSMVVVGGDREIGFLGRVKEVYGLIQEKGVFWAFDQMVETGDLPYEEIMKIQNSKRRSLKAIELGSEETAKVLGQVIDTLGLSPVHLVLHDSALGLAANWVSENPQSVRSITLVDPSVNPALPLWVLHIPVIREVLLGFSFGFKKLVSLRCSKEMTLSQVEAHRILLKGRNGREALLGSLKKLNHSFDIAQWGNSDAVNGIPMQVIWSKQVSDVWIQEGQRVAMALPKAKFVTHSGGRWPQESKSGEITDYIADFVSAFPRSIRRVSEEPIPEKVQKILDEANAGGDHDHVHAGYRDAYGLGDGWTT; this is translated from the exons ATGGCGATTAtcacagaagaagaagatgtaacGAAAACCATAGATCCTCCTGGGAGTAAAGAATCGAGTATGAAGAACCCTAAACGTCAATCTCAAAACCCTTTTCCTTTTTGGTTCTACTTTACAATCATCTCCTCACTCGCCGCCACTCTcctcttcctatctctctctcagAACGACCCCAGATCCTGGTTTCTCTCGCTCCCACCTGCTCTCCGTCAACATTACTCAGATGGAAGAACCATCAAAGTCCAGTTAAACCCAGACGAATCACCACTCGAAGTCTTTGCAGCTGAATCTGGTCCGGTTCAGTCGGAGAATGTGATGATCGTTCATGGGTTAGGGCTTAGCTCGTACGCGTTTCGAGAGATGATCCAATCTCTCGGATCTAAAGGGATTCACGGTGTAGCTATCGATTTACCCGGAAATGGGTTCTCCGACAAATCGATGGTAGTGGTAGGTGGAGATAGAGAGATAGGGTTTTTGGGTAGAGTTAAGGAAGTTTATGGTTTGATTCAAGAGAAAGGCGTTTTCTGGGCGTTTGATCAGATGGTTGAGACTGGAGATTTGCCTTACGAGGAAATCATGAAGATTCAAAACTCCAAACGGAGAAGCTTGAAAGCTATTGAACTTGGGAGTGAAGAAACAGCTAAGGTTTTAGGTCAAGTGATTGATACTTTGGGTCTATCTCCTGTGCATTTGGTTCTTCATGATTCAGCTCTCGGGTTAGCTGCAAACTGGGTTTCCGAGAATCCCCAAAGTGTTCGGAGTATAACGCTTGTCGACCCCAGTGTTAACCCAGCACTGCCCTTGTGGGTTTTGCACATACCTGTAATAAGAGAGGTCTTGTTAGGGTTTTCGTTTGGTTTCAAGAAGCTGGTGAGCTTACGTTGCTCAAAGGAGATGACTTTATCGCAAGTCGAAGCTCATAGGATACTTTtgaaaggaagaaacgggaGGGAAGCTCTTCTTGGCTCGCTTAAGAAGCTAAACCATAGCTTTGACATTGCACAGTGGGGTAACTCAGATGCTGTCAATGGTATCCCGATGCAAGTGATTTGGTCTAAACAAGTTTCTGATGTATGGATCCAGGAAGGCCAACGTGTAGCTATGGCTCTTCCTAAGGCAAAGTTTGTTACTCATTCAGGCGGCCGGTGGCCTCAG GAAAGCAAATCAGGCGAGATTACAGATTACATTGCTGATTTCGTCTCTGCATTCCCGAGATCCATCAGACGGGTCTCTGAAGAACCTATCCCAGAGAAAGTTCAGAAAATATTGGATGAAGCAAACGCCGGTGGGGACCATGACCATGTCCACGCCGGTTATAGAGATGCTTACGGTCTTGGTGACGGATGGACTACTTGA